TTTTGACAAGGTTCAAATCAGCAGACATCATAGTCTCCATTGTTGTTGGACTGCTGCTGTAAAAGGCCTGTGGTAGGGGCAtgaaaggggagcagtggggagtaTGTTGTTGGGGCAGTATTTTGAGATTGTTTAATGGAGGAAGGGTGCCTTTTCACAGACCTGCCCTCGTGTGCTTGGccttcacttggccactcatgcCTCCGGTAACGTCCTTTTCCCCTTGCCATCCCACTTAGACTACCTTTCCCTCATTGGCACCATCgtctgaaaaattaaaatgtgtaaacTTTTGTTAACATAAGGTTGCTGGCACTCCGCAGTGTTTTGCGCTGCTTATACCCTTCCTGGGTGCAAGAGATTAATTCCCCAAACTCTCATTCTGCATTTCTTGATTTTCCAACATTTGAATTTCGGGAATTAAGTTTTCATGTTTAGATAGGATCTAGGTAGCACAGGTCATTGCTGAGCTCCACCCCTGTGGAGACAATTATCATAGGACATTAAAATTATTCATATTGTCATTCTGATTGCAAGGGGCCTAATTATCTTATCACCAGTTGCATGTACAACTCTCActtgcttcagtgggagttatgccCGTGCAACTGACAGAAAGTTATACTGGAAATTATCCCTTTGTGCCATCAACTTAATGAAGGAATGTGAATGTATAGATGAGCTCCCCTAGCTTGAAGTGAGAGTTATAATAGCACTACTAAGATTAGGAGACTCTTTGAAAGTACTGCATTTGGGGGACCTGAATTCCTTGGCAGTTTCTCTTCTGTGGGTACATCTGTTCCAGATCTGACACAAGTAGCAGGGAAGATATTAATGAAATTAGATGAATTAATGAACTGATTTCTCCATTCTTTATCTCATTCCATCCCAACTGTATCTCTTGCTCTGAATCTTTCCTCAGCTTCATGACTTAGCAACAATGCAGGTCTGAGTTTATGATTTAGCTTCAGTAGGACATCCCCCGATGCAGTTAAAAACAGAATGTTTCTCTTAAACGTAACTTGACAATAGATATTTTAACTCACAGTTAAAGGTGCGTTCTCAAGTGTGAATAAGTGAAGCTATGTTGATTCAAGagcatatttttaatgttttattgtatTCATAGTGTCTGACTTCGACAGGAATAGACTTTATCAATGGTAAAAATACTCCAAAAATGCAAACTGTAACACATTCAGTTTTGATTTTTGCATAAATATAAAATTTCAGTAAAAGTGTTTGAGATAAGAGTCGAGAATACAGTATATTTACTCCTTTCCTGTTTCTCCATGCCTTAAATCAGACACTGCTAGATCTGTTAAGACATTAGAAATCTGCTTTCAAGATGGCATAAATCAGTCATTCCCCACACCCCCttcccatccttccttctgcaaaaGTTTTGAGGTTTTTTTAGCTGAGAGATTGGATTTCTCCTAGGTCAGTTGGCAGCATTACTCTGACCTGTAGTAAAAATGTTCAATAACTCGGCAAAGAGCATgaactattttaatttttaacagtAGATGTCAGTGCAAGTGTAGAGTTACTGAGGAGTACGAACTATACTATGCTTAAAGGGGCAACTGAAAGTCAAATTTCGCTGAAAACTTTGTACCTGTTATATTTGCAAATAATACCTCAGGCTACTATAATTTAATAAATtagcaaaatgtatttttcaggtttgttttttgtgtgcttttaacaGCCACTTTGTTATCGTCTGTTTCACTGGGGCAGCCAGTCAGTTTCTCACCAGGGGACTGTGAGAAACTtcataaaacttttttaaaatctggacaTGTTATTTGAAAGGTGCTGTTTCAGCACCAGAGTTTTTGAAAATGGACAATTTCAAAGCATTTAGGTTGGCAATGCGCTTCTAATCTTGTGTTATTTAGTAGTAAGCTATTTAGTGCAATGATTCTGAACGTTCTCAGGATCAAACAATGAGAAGTGCATCATTTCAGAACATAAATAGTTGCTTAACTTGCAATCATGTAATGATTATTAGGAAAGGAAAGTACTAGGCATAGCTAAAATGAACAGGTTGGAACTAAAATAGACATTTTTATCAATTATGTTATCTGTTTGTCACTAGTGAAATATGAGTACAAATAACAGACTACAAATTTTCATAACTCATCTCGGAAGCATAACATCATTTTCCTTAGACCACTGTTGATTCCCACTTGGTGAAATGAGATGAAAACAAATGACACACCTTATGCAGTGTTTTTCAATTTCTTTATGGCATAGTTGGATGAATTTGAAAATagggatttataatggaaatgttgGCTGACAGACTTTATGATAGTAGCAAAGGCTACAGAATAATTCTGTGCTGAAGGTTTTCTCAGTACTAAAGAGGTGTCTGCAGAATTAAAATAGTAGTGATGCAAGATCATCCCTAATCTAAAGAGAAAAGTGTATTTGGGTCTCTTAATGCCTAATTGTATGAATATAATTACTAGAGGGAGCCTGTCTGGAGACCATCTGAAGGCACAAACTCTTTATCATCCGTATAATAGCTCATATTATAAGTAAACTTGTAGAAATgagtcaatgatttttttaaacaaatacagtataagaatgtgcttaaattgGTTTATATCCTAATTTGCAGTGTTGGAGTTTTGTATAAGCAAAAAAGCACAGGGATGAGTATTTACCTGGTTAGTATTAAATCAAATTATGACTAAACGATGGAAAGAAAAATGGTTCCTCAGGTTTCATTGACTGAGGAGAGTTGTATATGACTGCCTCTAGATTCTGCCACCACAGCTTTGAACATCAGCCAAAGGAAATTGCCGCAGTGGTATGTGAGACTGTGTTTTCGggcctcccagcccctgctgatTCTGAGAGGGTTCCCCCCAGCAGCAGGTTGTATTGCCACTAGATAACCTGACCAGgctttgttttattaaataatgAATTTGCATAAAATTTTCTGGCTTTTTTCAATGAATTGTTTTAAGCCATGATCTATAAATGTTgaataaacataaaaaaaattgtcaaatttttttctttgttactgACATTTGATTCTGTCATTGTACTGTGTTCATGAATGAACAGTGTATTGAAATATCTCTCATCATAGCATAAATATGTCTACCTCATTTAACAAAATCTTGAAAAGTAAAACTGTACAAAATTGTTATTTTGTTTAGCATCCTACATGCCAGGCATGCCAAGTGGAATCTCTCCCTATCCACCAGGACACCCTCCTAACCCAAGGTAAGTTATGCTTTAAATCCAGTCACTGAAGAGGATCTGCTGTGATAGTGCTGCTTCGGAGAATCCCACACCCCGTTTGTATCTTCTTTTGATGGAGGTTGAGttcttggatttatttttaaattattatggtAGTGAATTATTCAAAAGTCGAGGATTCAGTTCTTGTCAATAGCAGAGGGAAAGTTTGAATAGGGCTAAGCCCTTTAGTGCTAATTGATGCCAATATACAATTGTTGGATTTTGGTTAGAAAAATTTGCTTACTGTAAAGTGTTCCTTGCTGGATTATTGCTCCTCTTGTTACACTATATAAAAGGTCAGTTTTTATGGGGTAGGTCCccctatttctttttaaaagtattgtCCAATTTCAATTCATGCAATTGACTGCTGAAGTAAGaaatcattttttgtttaaacCTTTCTTCTAGGCAAATATAGAACACCCTTTGTTCCCTTCCCCTCAATCCACAAACACTATAAAATCAAAATGAGCCATGAATAACATTGCTCCAAATAAGAAGTATCTGTAATGTTTTAATGACTCTTAAGTGTTGGACGAAAAATTAGTTTACACATCAATTCAGTCTTCTGAATATGTGGTAACCAGTCAAATTCCAATTTTCAAGTAAGTCTATTTAACATCACCTTTGTCATAATCTATACTCTAAAAGTTCTGCTATCAGAGGTCTTTGGCTATCTTATGGTGCGTTTTTCTTGTTATATTGCTGCCCAGTATAAGTAAACTTGATACCAGAGGGATTTGGTtactgaattttaaaagaaaattgaagtGATTACTTCTGTTAACCTAAAGAGTAAATATTAAGCTAGTTAATGTATgtgttaaaatagttttaaaaattcattgtAAGAAATATGTCAGTGTTTCTATATGTCCCAAATTGAGAATGGCGCTGGTGTTAATAAACTTAATGTAGAAAGTCAAGTTTGACCCAGTAAATGCATTTCAGTATTATGAGGGTATGACACAGACAGGAGGCTTTCATAGTTGTTGTAAAGTCCATTTTATTGTTTGAAATTTGTAATCTAAtacttaaatattttataaacaatTAACAGTCTAGCCTTACAATTTTGAAAGTCTCCTGCTTATCTCATAATTTCATATGCAGGGTTGTGCCTTCTGTATCCCAAACTGTCACAGAATGGaactttctttttgttaattattCATTGTTAcgcaacacattttaaaatatttaaatattttaattaaatgcagGGATTAGGAAATAGTTTATTGTATTGATATAAAATCTACACTTTGGGtatgatccaaagcctattgaagtaaatTTGAGACTCactttgacttcaaagggctttcaTTCACTCCCTTTTGGAGCATGGGGTGGCACTGAATGTAAACCTTTTGGTAAGTATGCCATGCGGTCATGTATCTTGCATCTGTTTGGGCTGGAATccttggttattattattattgctatgcTTGTCTAGTATAGAATTGCTGTATGAACAAAATTGTGCTTCGGAGAGTAGGGTCTTGTTAGGAGGAGCGGCAGACGTTTCACTGCTTCTGGCAGACttgcatttatttttctgaatGATACAATGCTCTTCTCCTGTGAGCACTTCATGCATATTAAAAAGACCTAAAAGATAATACAGTCTCAAAAAATAAATGTGCTAAATTCCTCTTGTAATACATCATCATGAAGACCTTTTGTACCTCTTTTTATTAAGTTTTCATTTATTACTCAGTTTTAAAAATCCCTCTTGATCAACAGCCATAAATTAtcatattttggggaaatagtctctaatactattttttaaattataattaaaagACTATTTACTACAAGGAAGTGATAGGTACAGATCAGTAAGGCCTAATCCTGGCAGTTAGTGCATAAGATTTACACTTCCCATGATGATAGTTAGTTTCAATTTTGAGGATAAATGAAGACAGATTAAATGTCATCTGCCCAAACTGTCAACTGCCTTGATGAATGAATTTGTTGTTAATATCTGTGTATTTATTCTCTCCCTCTTCTTCCACAAAAATTCTTAATGGTACTGTGACAGAAGACTTTTTACCTTActctaatatttttattacatgatGATAAATAAACTTTTAACACTTGCTTTttacacaacaaaaaacaaaataaaaagttagTTTAACAGCTGTACAACAGTTACTTACTATCATTGTGCCAATCAACACTCTAATACAATTTAGTATGTAAATACtttctctttaaatatttatggttCCAAGTGGTTCTTCGGGATggtaaaataaattaatcaaaTTGAAGGAAACTTGAAACATTCAGAACATTTGACCTGCAAATAACTTGTCAGAGACAAAAGTATAATGATATCGTTTTAAATTATACAAGAAATTGTGAAAAACATCTTTAAGCTATATTAGTAGCGTATCctgtgaagaagaagaagaaagtaaagtctttactggcctgtagtttgaAGCAGTTTATTACCTTTACTTGTAAAAGTGGCTTATTATATTTGAAAAGGAAACTTGCTCTTTCTTTTAGTATGATAACTTTGTAAAAAGTTTTGGAATCAAAAGTTTAGCACTGGAAAACTTAATGTAAAGTTGATGTACGTGGATGTTCTGCAATTTCTTGCGTAACGTTAATATAACTTTCTTTACCAAGTGGCTACCCGGGCTACCCTTATCCACCTGGTGGTCCGTTTCCAGCGACAACAAGTGGTCAGCACTACACTTCTCAGCCTCCTGTGACTACTGTTGGTGAGTAACTTTGAAAGTATCTCTCTTTCTGAGTTCTAGAGAAAGCGAAGGTGCCAGACGTAAGTAGaccgggggcgggcggggggggaataTCACATTTATGAAACACAGACATAAATTGCATTGTACTTGTATGGTAGTTAAAAACCTGAACTTTTAAGCAGAGATACCATTTAACATGTATTGAAAAATATCCATTGTGTTTTGTTTCCTCCAGTCAGGAACTTGGTAAATTGTCTTCCTTCTATCCATAGTCTCTGATTTGTGGACTTTCTGAAGCACAATGCATATAACCACCCTAcatttttctttccccatttgaTAAATTGTGACATTTTTATTGCACGTGCACTGCTctgtgtatttgtttgtttgttttaaaaaactgttgTCCTTATTTTAGTTATCTGTTGGATTCATTTGATTTGATCCAAGAGAACCATCTAGTAAGTGGAGGTACAGAGCTATAACTCTAGTTTGATAGCAGTTCCTTCCAGACATTGTGTGTGAAGTAGCAATCACTTGTAATATGTTTACAGCCTTTGTCTCCTGCAAAATAAGTACCATAAGTAAAAACAAGAAAACACAAACAAGTTTTAAGTGTGTATGTGCTCTTTCTTATTTAGAAATGCAGTATCTTTTATGATATCCCTTGTATATTAATTATGTATTGGGCAAACAAAATTATATCTTGAAACTGGTTTGAATGAGGTACCTGAGGAAAATGTAAATCTAATCTGACAACTCAGGGTAAGCAGTTGACTTTATTTTCTTGCAACACAAGATGTATatttgtttgcactgtaaaatctTTTGTGGTCTTCACTTTGTTTTGGGAACTATGAGTCATGGTGAAGGATGGGACTGTGGTGTTTTTGAGTCCTACTTTTTGAGAATCAGCAGTGCTatcctgggaggaggggggcataTTTCATTTAAATGGAGGGCTCAAACTGTATCTCTTTCCGAAGGCACCATATGCCAATCTACGTCCTTGTTGCAGTATTGCTGGCCTCTGAAGTGGCTATAGCAATTGCCGCTTTAAATGCCAGACTGTATTGGCAGCACCAAAAGCACTCACTTTGGTTACCAGGAGACTCAGAAACTATGGGATGATGTGGCAACTGAAGATAATGCAGTCCACCAGCCAAATGAATGAAGAGAGAGATGGGAGTTGGGTTGATATGTACAAGTCGGCATTTTAGGGGTTTAATGCACGGGCTATTTGATCGTCTTTTCTTGCACTGAACCTTTTGAGCAGCAGTACCCAGGAGGCTGGCTCTTATGCTTATATGTTTGTACTTCCTCAGCTGTCTGGACTACTATTCTTTGAAAAGCTGGGTGACTTCCAGTATTTGATATTAGTCTCATAGATTAGCAAGAGGGGATGAGTTGCATGAAAAAGACAGCCGTCTAATAGGAGTGGTCTCCTTACATCTGTTGTTTTGGGACCCCTGTTAGTTGTGGGGAAAGTTTGCAACAGTATTCCCAAAATAACAATGAAGCTAGCATTTATTCTGATGGTTGGGGTGGAGGGTGTTTTGGGGTTGAGTAAATCTGTGAAGTTCTCAAGCTCTGGCAAgacctagtgcagtggttctcaaacttttttttttcgcagaccacttgaaaattgctgagggtctcggcggaccacttaatgatctttccaaatgttgtttgtaccattaactaactattgtaaagcgctttggataaaagtgctatattaaaaaaaacttaattattaactttttttgttctacaaataaaagcacacaactcacatTTTCATCTCCGTAGTTTTACTTTTCTAATGCagtggatgtgccctctctcccccgccgcagcagcccctgagtttgggctgggaaggagagccgtttctccccagcagccgcagccctggagctggggaaagtcgcctctttctctggctgccgcagccctgcacatctcaaattcccccaccaccccctcttctcaccccgctgccccctcccacctaccccttagTCCCCTCCAAGGCCACCacttcaccttacatgtgcgtcttctccagggtccaggcacctaattagtggagccatgcctgcatggctccactaattaggtgggtggcctttCATTCTTTCATGTGCGGCCACCCAGGCGCgcatcttagagggaactatccacggaccacctgaatggagcttgcggaccactCGTGGTCCACGgagcacagtttgagaacctctgacctAGTGTATTTCAGGACCTTCATCACGATAGGAGACAAAGAATATATATTTGCCATTGTGGGACCATTCCAAAGGGACATGAACATGGATTGCCTTCTGTAGATTTTTATATCCAGTACAGGCACTAATTACCAGCAAAGACGTCTGAAGGAAGGTAAATTTTTCTTCATGTACGTGAGGGGACACATTTGTCTAAACAGACACTGGAAGAAGACTTGGTCTCCCAGATTATGGTTGAATATGACACCTTTAGGATTTATGCATGTGCCTCACTTGTGGTCTTGGCTTTTCCAAAGTATGGAGTATGGCAGAGTGAGCCACATTTAAGGGAGTTGAGGGGCTGTTAGGCCACATACAATTTATAAAGGTGGAGTCCAGACGAAAGCATTAATATTTGTTTGTGTTCTCTTAATAGCAGATGCCAGAAGAAAGCAGAAGCAGGTATGGATTTGTGGTCATTCGTATGTTTTCTGGGCAGAAAAACGGGCACTCGTAAGAAGCTTTGGTCCACAGCTGGGCATTCGAGTGGAGGATGCCAAATTGCACTGGATAGGAAAGAGCGGCATGATGTGGGATCAGTTAATACCCACTCTGTTTCATGCACGAAGGCGTCTGCCAGATCCTGATGTGCTGGTGATACACCTGGGAGGAAATGATCTGGGGACAACAAAATTTGTGGATCTTATAATCCGAATTAAGAAAGATTTAGGATTTATCAAGCACACATTCAAGAATGTCATTCTGGTCTGGTCAAACATTGTGCCCCGAAAGGCATGGAACCAAGAAGAGACCTATAGATTCATGGATAAGAACAGAAAAAAAGTCAATAGGGAAATTGGCAACTTTATGAAGTTTATTGGAGGGTGTGTGATCCGACACGATTCCCTTGTACCAGAGTCTCCGGGTTTATTCCATCTAGATGGTGTTCTCTTATCTCAAAGTGGTACTGATGTCTTCAACCTGGATTTACTGAGTGTTTTGGAGACTTTGATATGACTTTGGAGGAAGTTTGACGTTATTGGCCATGTTTTGACGTAGGAACCTCACCAGGGGTAGGGAATACACTATAGGAGGATTCCCAATGATATGGGGATACTTTGGTAGTGTTTGGAGTTGCCATCGCTCATGGGGGAGAAACAGTACTGATTGCTGAATACATTTCGGAGATTGATAATAGTGTTTGTGGCACACAATATTTGTTACCCcactattaaaatgaaatgttattCCCAGGCGCTAAACTTTGTTGTTCTGCAAggtctatttaacattttattttgagcTTCATATGATTAATTTATGTAATttgtttaaagggacactgccaaaTAGTTTTTACCCCTTTTTTTAATACACTATCTTCTGTGTGCAAAATCATTCAGTAGTAGGTAGCTTTGTGGTAGGACCTAAGGTATAATAAGTGAACTTTTTGAAGCATTTCATTATTAGAGATACAGTAATACGAACTGTAGGGACATATTCACGATGACATTTTCTGACACAAtatgcaactttaaaaaaatgtaaaattggaAGGTAGGTTGTCTGACAGAGCAGGACACTGTGAGTTgagacttctgggttctattcccagttctgccactattTTATTATGGAAATAAGTCAGTTAACTTCTCCATGCCTCTGTTTACCTGTCTGTAAAATACATAATAATTACCTCAGAGGGGCATTTGACAGTTCAGATGACAGTTACTGTAGAAGTTCAGTCTTATTGCTGTGAAGGTATAGACTCTTGAcataatgtccttttaaaataacCAACTGTTTTTATAGACTTGAATTTGTTAAAGTATAGTATTTTTGGTTCTTTTAAAGATGGTTGAAAACAGATTCTTTCCTTACCAGTTTTGTCCTTTTCCATCTTTCCAGCAGTTTTCCTCTTTCTAACAAAGCATAAAATTAACAATTTTGTGCTTGCGCCCAATATCTTTGATGTTTGCAGTGTAGCCCTGGCAAAAGTGTCTGATACTCCAAAACAGTAAGAAACATTCTtgcttttattttgcttcttCAGAATTGAAGCCGTTTAAAACTTTCTTATATTGtggattttcttcttctttgaaaCTGCCTGACTGATTCACTTGAAACTCAGGTTTTTTCTGTCTTGAAATTGCTATAAACTgcttgacagtgtctctttaatttAGCGATCATGTAGAAAACTGCAGCATTTTCCTTCCAGTAATTGTTGCAGTATATTTATATGTTTGTTGTAGGGAAAAAGCTTTGGGTCTggtttacaatttattttttgcatatagcactaaaatttatttttgttagttGGGAGTGCTGAGCtactacaaaacaaaatattgtgaaACGTATTAGCAAATATATTATTCTATATagttaagatttaaaaaattaaattttgtagaaaagaattttaatatttcaaaaatcTCCATCTTCTCTCCTGTCTCAGATATGTGTTACATAACGTTTGTTAATTTGTATTTAAAGTAGTTTTGGTCAAGGAacccattttattttcttaaatgaaGACTCCTGTCAGTATTTTGATAGCTCCTTGATGCAGTAATTTGCATTTGGAAATCCCTTTATGACAGGACTTGAGAAAGGAATTGCTTTAACCTTACCAGGTGCCCCTTCTCCCAATTTTCTCTTTAATCAAGTCTTCATCCAGAAAGATACTGGTTATGCAGGGAATTGCCTGCAAAAGGACACTTGTCAGAGGCAGGGGAGAGGTGAGTACTAGGAGTGGAGGAGTGTTTATTCTCCACTATTCTGGTCTTACATTACTCAAATTCCCAGCCTCGCCAACTTTTTGGAGGAGGAATTAGGAAGCCGCAGTTTAGTAGAAAACACCAAAGTCTGTTTACAGGACTCTAAGGCAAAAGTAATAGAATATAGGACACTGTGCAGGCTAAAAGTTAGTTTGGTGAAGCTTGCAGTAGGGATATTGGAAAAGATTTATTTGAGTATTAATCTCTGTTCTTGAATACCTCTGAAGGTTTCCCTGCTGTACAGGGAAAATTTGTAGCCTTTAGAGGAACTGGGGCTGACTCCCTCACGCACTGGGAAAGGTTCCGCTCAATATGTACATATCAAGGACTTAGAAGCACTTCCAGCACATATGGCATGGGTACGTGTTGCACCCTACCATTGGAAAATAGAATATTCCCCGATGGAAATTACCTACACTCTGGCGAGGTCTACAGTCATATTTATACCTTTTTGATGTTGAACGATGTTGATGATTAATGCATTTAATTTGTATAACTTGGTGATTGTGTTTTACAAATAAAGTTGTAGCCTTTACTTTTTAGTCATCTTGTGGTGTTTTAATGAACACATGACATGGAAGGATGTGAGTTTACAAATTCGTTTTTGAGATAAAGTGCCTTTGTGGCTATTAACTCCAGCCTGTTGAAATGGTACTCGGTACTAAAACatactaaaaatattttcataacaGTTTCTAACTTAGTCTGTATATTTCAAAAAGTTTAAATGCACATCAAAGTTAAATACCTCAGTTaagacgttaaaaaaaaaaaaagaagacagtaGCTCATAATACAAATAGTTCAGCCTGATCAACACGTATTTGTGACTGAGTATGACTTTGTTGCTATAGTTCTTGTTAAGGCAGATAGTCAGTATTTAGTAATCACTGCGGTTGAGTATCTGTTGGTTTGTATCTTTTAACCTTTGGTCAAAATGTAGTACTTAAGGTGCATAGCATTAATTGTAAATGTTGTTGTTTGCTGTTAAGCGATAGCAGTGGTGAATGTATGTTGTCAAGATTTCTTTCGTATTCTCTCCATTTGGTGGTATTCTTGGAGTTACTGAGATTGGTTTGCAGAAACCATTGTCTTGTTGGGTGTTTTTGCTCAAGTTCGCCTGCGAGTGCTTGTATGCACACGGTGCATGTAAACATCTTCTGCAGGGTCTGTTTTAGTTTGCAGAATTCTGTTGGAGTTCCTGTTCTGGTCTGTAGGTAAGTAATCCTTTTATCTAATCAACGGAGACAGTGTCTCAAAAGATGGTGCAAATATATTGATTGTTGGGATTAGGTTCTTTAGCATCTGTTCTTATTTTCATTGGTTTTATCAAAAATAGGTGGTCTGAGTTTTCTGTTCATGTTAATGAAAATATGTAGTTGTCTCAACAAGTGTATCTGTTTTCTGATATATTCTTTGCGTAAATTTGTACCCTTGAAGCTGATCTGGGGCTAGAAGATAGTCATTGGAAATTTGCTGACATGTACATGCTGAACATGTATTTgcagttttgcatttgatttgcATTAGCCTTTGTTGCTTGGGAGATGTTTCAATCCAAGGGTGATCAAATAGTTTCTTCATAACAGCATCCTTCTAGCTAGATTCTGGCATTTAGCCACAAACCCTAGCAGGGGAGAGTGCATTGCTGTCCCATCCTAGGGAGAGCTGAGGAAGGGATTGTGCCTCAGGCATACAGAGTTTCTTCTTGGTGCAGAGGGGGAGGAGTGCAGAGGGTGTACTATACAACAGGATGATATGACCActtttcctctcccagcctgTGGCCCACATGGCCCACCCCAATGGAACAATGTTTTTTTCTACTTGGGGATAAGCATaaatgggaggaagggggagttcCCCATTGGAGTACATGGCAAAGAGGGGGTGTTGCATTGACTTGCACCTTCTCTGGAGCCATAAGCACTCTCAAGGGTGCAGGGAAGGAACAATCCCTTAGCTTCCCCAAGCCTGGGAACTGAGATTGCCCTGATACTTGTGCAAGACTTGCCACGGCAGGAAAGGTTCCTTGAGCCCTCCCCTCCATCTTATCATATTTCTTGGCAGGGTTCAGAAGTTTAGTTTACATTGCTCTTCAAAGTAATCACACTTGATTTTTGCTCTTCATTGCAGTGTACTAA
The nucleotide sequence above comes from Caretta caretta isolate rCarCar2 chromosome 6, rCarCar1.hap1, whole genome shotgun sequence. Encoded proteins:
- the TSG101 gene encoding tumor susceptibility gene 101 protein isoform X1, with product MALSESQLKKMLAKYKYRDLTVQETTSVITQYKDLKPVMDAYVFNDGSSRDLMSLTGTIPVPYRGNTYNIPICLWLLDTYPFNPPICFVKPTSSMTIKTGKHVDANGKIYLPYLHEWKHPQSDLIGLIQIMIVVFGEEPPVFSRPTISTSFQPYQATGPPNTSYMPGMPSGISPYPPGHPPNPSGYPGYPYPPGGPFPATTSGQHYTSQPPVTTVADARRKQKQVWICGHSYVFWAEKRALVRSFGPQLGIRVEDAKLHWIGKSGMMWDQLIPTLFHARRRLPDPDVLVIHLGGNDLGTTKFVDLIIRIKKDLGFIKHTFKNVILVWSNIVPRKAWNQEETYRFMDKNRKKVNREIGNFMKFIGGCVIRHDSLVPESPGLFHLDGVLLSQSGTDVFNLDLLSVLETLI